Genomic window (Vigna radiata var. radiata cultivar VC1973A chromosome 1, Vradiata_ver6, whole genome shotgun sequence):
NNNNNNNNNNNNNNNNNNNNNNNNNNNNNNNNNNNNNNNNNNNNNNNNNNNNNNNNNNNNNNNNNNNNNNNNNNNNNNNNNNNNNNNNNNNNNNNNNNNNNNNNNNNNNNNNNNNNNNNNNNNNNNNNNNNNNNNNNNNNNNNNNNNNNNNNNNNNNNNNNNNNNNNNNNNNNNNNNNNNNNNNNNNNNNNNNNNNNNNNNNNNNNNNNNNNNNNNNNNNNNNNNNNNNNNNNNNNNNNNNNNNNNNNNNNNNNNNNNNNNNNNNNNNNNNNNNNNNNNNNNNNNNNNNNNNNNNNNNNNNNNNNNNNNNNNNNNNNNNNNNNNNNNNNNNNNNNNNNNNNNNNNNNNNNNNNNNNNNNNNNNNNNNNNNNNNNNNNNNNNNNNNNNNNNNNNNNNNNNNNNNNNNNNNNNNNNNNNNNNNNNNNNNNNNNNNNNNNNNNNNNNNNNNNNNNNNNNNNNNNNNNNNNNNNNNNNNNNNNNNNNNNNNNNNNNNNNNNNNNNNNNNNNNNNNNNNNNNNNNNNNNNNNTCCGCGCCGTCGCGCTGTCCACCACCATACGTTACAAGAGTGAATCATGAATTAGTAATTAGagtaataaatgtttaaatggTTAACGTAGTGGTTCTATACATCTTACTATTCATAGGATTGTCTTACTGTACTATTCGTCATATTGTTTAGTTATAGTTGCTTGCGGTCACTACCTCCCTTCCAATGGACAGGTCCGTAAAAGTCGGGAAACTGAACAGTTTTGGAGCCGACTTCAAACTGAATTCCATCTGACTGCTTGGCTCTGTCCAGGTTGTGAGAGGGGGATGCGTAGCTGGTTGGCTTAGTCCAGATTTTGATAAAAGGCTGTGATACAGGGGGCTCTGGGGAAGGCTGCGTCAGTAACGTAAAGGCTGGTTTTAAGCATCAATTTTGGGCACTGGTCTGAGCTGTCTGGCGGAGACACCGGCTTCTTGAAGCGTAAACGCAGATACTCTACCGTTGAGGTGTTTGTGTTACAACATTGTTTTGGGTCAGAGTGATTTATAACTTCtatcgaaaaataaaatttgagcaGTGATATAGTTGATGTGCTCAAAAAAAAAATCGCGATCACTTTGTCCCTGTATTTTTGATGTATTAGCAAATATGAATTTTGGTTAGGGTGAATTTCGatatttggtgaaaataaattCAGAGCAGTGATGTAGTTGATGtgctcaaaaaaaaaaataattcaccATCGCCTTGTTATTCATTTAAGTGCTACAACGGATGTGCAGTTGGATCTCGTACTTTATAAGTACTTTGGTAGGAATGCGCGATGCAGTCGGTTCTCCTCTTGAGGCCAGGGGACAGCTTGTATTATCCTGGATATCGCTAGCGGACCCATGTGTGATGCAGTTTGCTGATTATTCCAATGGTTTGTTGGCTTCAGCTGACAGTAAATGGCAACACTAGACTTTGGTATCACACGCTATTACTGGTGCGATAATGTCCACGGATTGGGTGACGTCAGTGGTGATGCTGCCTGTGCCTGTTACTTGTTGCGGCAGGAGTCCTTCCATTCCATCCAAACGGCCCTATTATGTTTATTCCCAAATCCAGTCCATAGATGCATTCCGTTGAAACCAGGACAGTTCCAGGTCCgttttggaagaaaagaagtggCCGCAAGGCTGATTCGTGACGATTAACTTAtgtgatttaaaaattaaattttaattatttttaatacgagatgtatatacatatatgattACAATGGGGGCGACCACCATCTGGAATTTTGCCTGCGAGAGGTATAGAGCTTCCAGAGAGCTCGGGAGTAACTAAATggtattattatatatactaaTAACTAAAATGGTATTAATATTTGGTTTAGTAACTAAAATGGTAGAGCTAGAGGTTTTAAGTGGAAAATTTGAAGTTGAAGAATCAATTCGTTGAAATCACTATCNNNNNNNNNNNNNNNNNNNNNNNNNNNNNNNNNNNNNNNNNNNNNNNNNNNNNNNNNNNNNNNNNNNNNNNNNNNNNNNNNNNNNNNNNNNNNNNNNNNNNNNNNNNNNNNNNNNNNNNNNNNNNNNNNNNNNNNNNNNNNNNNNNNNNNNNNNNNNNNNNNNNNNNNNNNNNNNNNNNNNNNNNNNNNNNNNNNNNNNNNNNNNNNNNNNNNNNNNNNNNNNNNNNNNNNNNNNNNNNNNNNNNNNNNNNNNNNNNNNNNNNNNNNNNNNNNNNNNNNNNNNNNNNNNNNNNNNNNNNNNNNNNNNNNNNNNNNNNNNNNNNNNNNNNNNNNNNNNNNNNNNNNNNNNNNNNNNNNNNNNNNNNNNNNNNNNNNNNNNNNNNNNNNNNNNNNNNNNNNNNNNNNNNNNNNNNNNNNNNNNNNNNNNNNNNNNNNNNNNNNNNNNNNNNNNNNNNNNNNNNNNNNNNNNNNNNNNNNNNNNNNNNNNNNNNNNNNNNNNNGGATATCCTCTGCCCCCATTCGTATCTGGTGATAGCCTGCTTTCAGGTCCAGCTTCGAAAAGTACTTGGCCCCCTTAAGTTCGTCCAACAGTTCTTCAATGACTGGTATCGGAAATTTGTCCGGCACCGTAGCCCTGTTCAAGGCCCTGTAATCAACACAAAACCTCCAGCttccatcctttttcttcaccaGAATAACTGGGCTGGAATAAGGACTTTGGCTAGGTCGGATAATACCTGCCCTCAACATGTCCTGCAcctgtttttctatttcatctTTCATGAGGTATGGGTATCTGTATGGTCTAACATTTATAGGACCTTCCCCTTCCTTCAGCAAAATTTTGTGCTCCAAACTANGTTGGGGAGGCAGTCCTTCTCTCTCCAGGAACACTCGGTAGTGGAACTGCAACACTGCTCTGAGTTCCACTTTCTGCTGTTCGGTCAAATCATCTGTCACTTCCCCGTGGGTCCCCTGCTCCACTACCTCTAACTCCCAAATTAATACCCATGAGTCAGCTTCCTGCATCTTCATCAAGGCCTTAGGCTCCACCAGTTGTCGGCATAAAGCTGGTTCCCCCTTTATCACCACTTTATCATCACCCACTACATATTGCATGGACATTTCTCTCCAATTCAACATGACCTCTCCCAATTTGGCCAACCAAGCAATACCCAGAATAATATCTACTCCTCCAAGCTCAAACACGTAAAAATCCTCCTCGACGGTGGTGTTCCCCAAATGAATCCGAACTCTATCGCAACGCCCACTCGTCGTTCTTCGGTGCCCATCACCGAGGCTCACGGTGTATGTAGATGTCTCTGTCACNGGCAGCTTCAAATCCTCCACCACCCTCCGGCTGACGAAATTGTGGCTNGCCCCGCTGTCAATGAGAACCACCACCTTCTGTTCTCCGATCATGCCTGTCAATTTCATGGTTTTTGGAGGTGTCAGACCCTCCGCCGAACACGCTGATAGCTCCATCGNTTTCGTCTCCTCGACGGTGTGCTCAGTCAACTCTTCCTCCTCGTCCTCCGCCAGCAGTAAAACTCTTAGGCTTCTCTCGGAACACCTGTGGCCGGGAGCGAAAGGACCCCCGCACTGAAAGCATCTCCCTTCTGCCCTCCTTTTCAAGTACTCCGGGTAAGGTAAGTTTCTAACCACTCTTCCTCTACCTTCGCCTCCGGTAACGGNGTTACCCCTNGCTATGGGTTGACTGGCCGATGACGACACCTCCCGTCTGGTCGCGCCTCCTCCTTCTACCCCGCTGACCCTGTTCGCGACATTACGTTCTCCGTCTCCCCTCACTATCGTCGCAGTGGGTCGCGTGTTCATCGGATTCACCCTTCCTCCGTTCCACACCACACCGCGTGCTCGCTGGATCGCGTCTTCTACATCCCTTGCGACCCTGATCGCTGCCATCAAGTCTTGAGGATCTTGAATTCGTACTTGACCCTTTACGTCTTCGCGTAACCCAGCCAGGAAAAAACCCAAAATCAATTCCTCCGTCAACCCCTGAGTCTGACTCAGCAACATCTCAAAGTTCCTGATAAAATCCTCCACCACACCCTCCTGTCTCAGGGTCGCTAATTGTTCATACACTGTTCCCCTGAACCCGCCTCCAAACCGGTTAATCAATCCCGCCTTTCGTCCCAACCAAGAACGGTTCTTGGTTTTTTCCCTCCAATGCTTGAACCAGTAACTAGCGCTACCTTCCTTGCTAATGTAGGCTAGATCCACTTTCTCTTCAGCCACTCTCTGGATGTCGAAAAAGCGTTCCGCCCTGTTGATCCAACTATGGGGTTCTCCTCCTTCAAATGCCGGTAGTTCGACCCTTTTCCTCCAATTATGGGGNATTCCCCCATTGTCGCGCTTGTCATTATTATCGCTAACCGAGTTGCTGCTCCCTTCAGAGCCTCCCCCATTATTATTCGTACCTCCACCTATCACCTTCATCATCTGTTGCAAATCGCGTCGGATGGCTGCAGTCTCCTCCTTAATTCCCTCAATCGTGATTTCCAAATTGTCAATTCTTCCCTCCGTCTGACTGTTCATTGCTGATCCCTCTCTTCTCAcggatccggcaggtcggaccaaactGATAGGTTCGTTATCCAAGAACCTAAAAGAAACACCTTCTAACGCACACAGAACACACAAATGTACTGAATAGTCTTTATTATTCAATAGCAATCAACGGATACAGCAAGtagagagcttaacctccccCCTATCAGGACTAACAGGTTCCTGATCAACAAAAGAATTTACTAACTACCCTCAACTACAACTAATCACCCCTTTTATACAAGATACCCTCAACCAACCCACCTAACTACCTCGGCAGTTAGGTTGTGTAACTGTCTTCCTCCTACTATACACCAGTAGAGGCCTAACAgttgttgattgttttgttagTTGAACAGGATCATACCTGTGAGGAGGGTTAAGCCTCTGCATTCTTTTCTGTACAGATACAGAGGGTATTGGAGGTGGAGAAGGTTGAACTGGCTTACGTTAGCATGTAAGGAAGCTCCGACTATTGGTTTAAGTTCTGGAAAGAGAAGGCATGAGATCGATCATGGGAAGGGCTCAAAGAGGCGTTGATGATTCGATTTGAAAGTCGCAACAGAGGTGGAATCTTTGAGAGGATGGCAATGATCAGGAAGACGGACACGGTGGAGGAATACGTGCGAGCGATTGAGGTGTTGGTCTGGCAGACTAGAGCATTTTCAGACGACCAACTATTGGGGTACTTTCTAGCGGGCCTAAAAGAAAAGATACGGTGCCTAATTAGGCCCCACGACCCTTAAGATTTGATGACGGCGATAAGGCTTTCCCGGGATGTGGAAGACGTGCAACGTGTATTGGGCTCAATTGGGTGGATGACTACCAAGAATGCGCAATCTTGGGGGCGAACGTCGGGAGGGGGCACTGTCGTTACAAGGACCAAACCGATCAGAAGAAATACGGGGAAGAATGGTGCGACGGAGAGTGTGGGCTCAGTAAGAAAAGATGGTACAAGAGGGAGTAACACGGCGAGGGGAGGAAATCCTAGAGGCAGTGATAACAGGGGAAGAAGTTCAAGAAATCTTCCTTACCCTGAATTCCTGAAACGGAGGAGGAAGGGAGGTGTTTCCGCTCCGGTGGGCCTTTCAGCCCTGGGCACTATTGCCTTGAGAAGAGTTTGTGCGTAGTGCTGTTGgcaaaggatgaagaggaggaccCCGATGCGGAAGGAGAAGAAGCGGAGCAAAAACCGATGGAGTTATCGGTATTTTCGGCTAGTGGCCTTACCCCCGGATCGTCTTGGCCGGGCAACCACCATGGTGCAAAGATCACGGTGAACGGACCATCCACGCGCCTCCACACATCGCCGCAACAGTCACCAGATCCGCCACTTCCTGCCGAGCGTGCCGGCGCGTCGCCGGCGAGATCCGCCGCTGACTAGGACCGCCGTGATTGTCTCGTCGCCCTCTTTCTGGATCTGTTGTTGTCGTTGCGTCAATTGGAGCACtttggatttttagggtttctccctcTCCATGGCTGCCCAACGTGATGATCAAAGTCGGTCTCACAAGCCAGGTAAAGGACATCCAAAATGTGACCACTGTAACAAGCTAGGCCACAAAATTGATAGATATTACACGCTTCATGGACCTCCTCCTCGACCTATAGCAATGGCTAATTCTGATCCACCACCCCCATCACTGTCTGCAGACCATCCTACTTCATCAAATACTATAGACAATCCTGCAATCTTTCAGGAATTTCTCAGATGGTATGAGGACCGTTAACACTCTAGTTTCACTACATCTGCTTCTGTTACACGCATAAGTActccttttgttggtctgactcACTNTCTTGGATCTTGGGTCCTTGACTCAGGTGCCACCGATCATATCACTGGTAAcaagtccttgttttcttccttgtcatgtCTAGATAATTTACTCTAAGTAACAATGGCTGATGGGTCTAGAGTCTCATCTCATGGTATTGGtattgttcatatttttccaTCCATATCCATTGATCATGTACTTTATGTCCCTGGGTCTCCTTTTAACTTATTGTCTGTAAGTTGTCTAACTCGTTCtcttaattgtgttatttcatttaccAATGATTCTGTTTGGTTGCAGGACCGGAATTcgaatcataaaaaatacattctgatactcgctatttgtaataatctaattctcctaaaaagagaaataggaaaactagaaaatctagaaaaaataaaataaaataaaaagttatgtatctgtttcctctaattaggaagattctaaagatattatctcaaattacaacagaAAGTATGGATATGTTTTGTTTACGTTCTCTATGTGAGATAATATTATAACTTGTTACTAATCCATGCTTTACTGCTAAAATTTAACTGTGGACAATTGATTTTGGCAACAAGCTTGACAAACTAGTAATAAATGAACAAGTTTAAACATTTCCTAGATTAGCTGTTCGGTAGATAAATCATTGGATACTGACTAGAATTGGTTCAAGCTTTTATGCCTAAAGTGTCCTTATCCCTTCAAGTAAGCGGAAACTAAAGtaaaattcttatataaaattaaaaactagttGGTTAGGAATCAAGCTGTAAATATTTTTCTGCCTggtataaattataaagaaaaacaattgacAAGGATGAGAAAATGTGCCTTGCTAGTAGTAGTACTGTTGTATCTGTaagaataataattgaaaagaaatcaTATGATTTCATGACAAGCCTCTAGTAATATGATAGATAttaatgttttctcttttaaacttttttttatataaatatttcttagaaagtagactttaaacctaactcaatttaaaaaaaaaaaaactagtttgGAAGGTGATATTTGCACTTTGTACTATAATTTGGTCACATCTGTAATTGATGTGAGATTTTCGATGCACACCATCATGCCGAGGAGGATTTGATATATTGAATTTGGAACTATATATTTCGAAGTGGTCTAATAGTGGTCCAGAAGTAGGTGACATGATAGGTCCAACAAACCTTTGGGAGCAAGGAAGAGAGAGGTTGTGGGTTCAACTTTTCCCACTAACATTGGGAGATGTAAGGTTGGTTTGAAGGGAGGATAAAGAGGTTGTGGATTCAACTTTCCAACTAACATCTgccgataaaaaaaaagtcaaacaaaccttattaagatatattcttaatactattttataaaatgaactttaaaccttacataattttataaaattggtttGGAAGGTGAGGTTTGATATTCATTTCTATACTATAATTTGATCATATGCTTAACTAATGAGGTGTCTAAAAATATCAATAGTGTAGGGACAGACAAATGATACATAACTGAAATTGGACTGTCATTCTGGTCTGAATGACCAGGGAGAAAAGGATTACTGAAATTGGGCtctcttttgtttattttctattagtCTGAGATATTATAAACCTTACATTCTTAATTTTTCTGGCACAGGATGGTAGACAATGGTGCTTATGACTTACCTGATGGAAATCAATCTGAGAATAGAAAAGctaagaaaaggaagaaaatgagtAAAAGTCAAGGCAATGGGGAAGTTGTAAATTCTAATATTACTGTATGTGTTGAGCGAAGTGGTGAGACTGAGATGATGGAGGAGGACAGAAGTAAGGGGGAAGATGCAAAACCTTCCAATGTTAGAACATTGAAAAATGGACTAGTTATTCAGGAACAAGAGAAGGGGAAAAAAGATGGCAAAATCGCAGCTTCAGGAAAAAAGGTAGTTTATTTAAACGGTTTAAAATACTTTAGATAATAGTTCCATGAAATCAAACCAAAAAACTTGCGACGTCCCTGTATTTTGCTAATGNTGAGGGTCTGGGTAGTTTACATGATTCAAACTTCATGGGCATCATTTAtcaaatagataaataatttgaagaatttatttgatttgatttaagtAACTACACTGTTGTCACAGATTAGCATCTATTACACTGGCAAGTTGAAGGAAAATGGAGCTGTCTTTGAGTCAAACGCTGGCCAAACTCCTTTCAAATTTCGCCTTGGTAACACTATTCACCCAAACCTTGTTACCTGAAGAACTATTTATACTTGTATTAAGTATTGACCTTTTGCAGGTAAAGGAGAGGTTATCGAGGGTTGGGATGTTGGCCTTGAAGGTAGTCATTTTTATATTGTGtccttttttagtttttccagtttttgcatttatagttttattgaaTTAGAGCAATGCCTGTGATTAGTTTTAATAGGCGCCTTGGCCTCTTGGTCCCTTAGTCTCTATTAATTGGTTGAAAATGAGAGTGGTTGCCCACGCTGTCTTGGGATCTACATGAAGTTAATCGAATAATAGTAGTGGATTAGTTTTGAAGATTGTTAGTGGCTATTCTCATTTAAATGTATTTTCTCTCTAAGAACTGTTGTGATGTATATATACCTGCGTATTTATGGTTCCCAGGCATGCAAgttggagaaaagagaagactTGTCATTCCACCAACATTAACGTACGTGATTGAATTCTTATGTGTATTTAGcgccattttcttttctctaattTCTTATTTGGGATCCTACAACCTCTAACATCTGCGTGTATCAGGTCTGAGAGTGATGGACACTCTGACAAAATACCACCAAATTCATGGTTGGTTTATGACATTGAACTAGTTAAAGTTCATTGAGTATTTCAGCCTACTCATTgttccaaagaaaaaaaaaaatacggaGTGAGGAGGCAATTCAGGGACAGGCAAAAGATTGNATNGTTTTTGGTTGGTTCAACATGGATCTGTGGTGATTGAATAGTTTTTGGTGTAGATGATAGTGGGTAGACACGCGCCACCGAATCCTAAGTTTTGGTTCTTTCAGATATCGTGTTAACTTTAGAAGATACTCAGTGTTATAGTGGTGAAAATTTTCGCATAAATATCAGCATAAGAAATACTCAAATACATATAGTGCCGAACTAAACAGCGTTATTAATAGCACATTGTCTTGGTTAATTATTTTGTTCGACCTAAAACAGTGTTTTGGAAGCATATTTCTAGACTCCGAATTGTGATAACCTGAATTTCACCGTTTCAACCAACAAAGCAGTAAAACCACCCTTCCATTCATGAAGCTACCTGCCCCGAGCTTGTTTAGCAACGAGCACAACACAACGTGGCAGTTTCTTCCTCCATCTGGGTAACTTTCTTGCATTGCatcctataattttttttttcctattttgttgttttcataTTGTTCGCTAAAAATAACTCATGTATTGTAAAATCCAGAAGCTAAATAATTTGTGGATTATGTAACAATGAAGCTAAATGATTTCCcgaagtaattttttaaaaagaaaaatagattttCGAATTACGCAATCCGAAAAGTGTAAGGAAAAACTGCCCATAATGTCTAAGAAGGAGGCTGTTTTATGTATAAAAATCGTTGCGCAAAATTGGAATTCCAAATCTTGTGGAGGTGCAAATAGAAATTGGAAGTGCTGCAAGCAACTGGCAAAATTGATTTACTTGATTCAAGAAATACTCTTTCTTTCTATTGAAGGTACACGTCCCAAAATGTGAAATGTTTAAATTGTCCTTAGGCATTTTTTAGCTTTTATTGTACCTTCAAAAGTTGAATcctaaacattattttaaaatgaatttaacatTGTATCTGAAACTATTTTAGAATCAACTCAATATTGCTTCCAGAAGACTATTCTAGAATACTTCATACATTACAAAATGCAGTTTAGGATTTATTTTAGAAGCCCATTTCTTAATGCACATCGATAGTTTTTCATGCACTTTCAGGAAGAGctgcaaaaaaaattataaatgttttatgttgtttattttgaattttgaaaacatatttcaaattatacaatttttaataattttttaatataacatgtcaaattaaattaattcaacgacttaattttttcttttaaccttTTTGAGTCACAATGAACAAGCTTAAAAACGAAGTCTTTCATAGCCAGAGTTTCCTTAGATTATCCTTACTTAGGCttctaaataaaaatctttCAAGACATTTTTAAATGCAAATGGAAAGAATGTTCCTAAAACCAAAGAAAGGTTTATCTAAGATGCTTTCAAACAACCAAAGTACCATAGAgacttaaaagataaacaagacaATGTATAAAAAGAAAGTACAAGGAATTGAATGTTATGTAAACAGCTAAACTAACGGTTCTATGTGAAGATGCAAATAGCTTAAGAGTCATTTGAAACACCTTCACTTTTAAGAGTGAAAACTAAACTATTACACAATTTTAGCAATGGAGATGAGATTGTACCAAAGACATTTTCCAAAGACACaaaaaaaagcaaatgaaaCCAAAAAAATTACTAGAACACAGAGGTTTCGTGAtacaaaacatcaaataaaaatttaaaaaatagctCCTAAATTCTTGGTTTCTTCAAGTGTTTATCCTCTCTTTATGTTCACTATGATCCATGTAAGAACTCTTTTTTCCAAAGTCTAAAGAAATGCTTCTATTAGCCTTCTTTCCAGCCTTTAAGATGCTACCTTCAAAGTTAGTTAAACTCCCAAAAGAAAGCACTAACCAAATTTGATTTCAAGCACCAAAGAGGCCAAAGAatgaaagcaaaaaaaaaaataaaaaaattgaaatctaaaCTCAAATGGAGTAAGATGAGACAATGCTTcaaagaaagtcaagaattacaagcaaaaaaaataaaattaagggtATCAATTAGGTAAGTACTCAAAAGGAATCCCTAAGGAAAGATGCTAGAATAGatgaataaaaccaaaataaaactaagaatacAAGACCAACCAGATTAGCCAAGGCAAAACACTTGATGGAAAAATGCAAACAACNNNNNNNNNNNNNNNNNNNNNNNNNNNNNNNNNNNNNNNNNNNNNNNNNNNNNNNNNNNNNNNNNNNNNNNNNNNNNNNNNNNNNNNNNNNNNNNNNNNNNNNNNNNNNNNNNNNNNNNNNNNNNNNNNNNNNNNNNNNNNNNNNNNNNNNNNNNNNNNNNNNNNNNNNNNNNNNNNNNNNNNNNNNNNNNNNNNNNNNNNNNNNNNNNNNNNNNNNNNNNNNNNNNNNNNNNNNNNNNNNNNNNNNNNNNNNNNNNNNNNNNNNNNNNNNNNNNNNNNNNNNNNNNNNNNNNNNNNNNNNNNNNNNNNNNNNNNNNNNNNNNNNNNNNNNNNNNNNNNNNNNNNNNNNNNNNNNNNNNNNNNNNNNNNNNNNNNNNNNNNNNNNNNNNNNNNNNNNNNNNNNNNNNNNNNNNNNNNNNNNNNNNNNNNNNNNNNNNNNNNNNNNNNNNNNNNNNNNNNNNNNNNNNNNNNNNNNNNNNNNNNNNNNNNNNNNNNNNNNNNNNNNNNNNNNNNNNNNNNNNNNNNNNNNNNNNNNNNNNNNNNNNNNNNNNNNNNNNNNNNNNNNNNNNNNNNNNNNNNNNNNNNNNNNNNNNNNNNNNNNNNNNNNNNNNNNNNNNNNNNNNNNNNNNNNNNNNNNNNNNNNNNNNNNNNNNNNNNNNNNNNNNNNNNNNNNNNNNNNNNNNNNNNNNNNNNNNNNNNNNNNNNNNNNNNNNNNNNNNNNNNNNNNNNNNNNNNNNNNNNNNNNNNNNNNNNNNNNNNNNNNNNNNNNNNNNNNNNNNNNNNNNNNNNNNNNNNNNNNNNNNNNNNNNNNNNNNNNNNNNNNNNNNNNNNNNNNNNNNNNNNNNNNNNNNNNNNNNNNNNNNNNNNNNNNNNNNNNNNNNNNNNNNNNNNNNNNNNNNNNNNNNNNNNNNNNNNNNNNNNNNNNNNNNNNNNNNNNNNNNNNNNNNNNNNNNNNNNNNNNNNNNNNNNNNNNNNNNNNNNNNNNNNNNNNNNNNNNNNNNNNNNNNNNNNNNNNNNNNNNNNNNNNNNNNNNNNNNNNNNNNNNNNNNNNNNNNNNNNNNNNNNNNNNNNNNNNNNNNNNNNNNNNNNNNNNNNNNNNNNNNNNNNNNNNNNNNNNNNNNNNNNNNNNNNNNNNNNNNNNNNNNNNNNNNNNNNNNNNNNNNNNNNNNNNNNNNNNNNNNNNNNNNNNNNNNNNNNNNNNNNNNNNNNNNNNNNNNNNNNNNNNNNNNNNNNNNNNNNNNNNNNNNNNNNNNNNNNNNNNNNNNNNNNNNNNNNNNNNNNNNNNNNNNNNNNNNNNNNNNNNNNNNNNNNNNNNNNNNNNNNNNNNNNNNNNNNNNNNNNNNNNNNNNNNNNNNNNNNNNNNNNNNNNNNNNNNNNNNNNNNNNNNNNNNNNNNNNNNNNNNNNNNNNNNNNNNNNNNNNNNNNNNNNNNNNNNNNNNNNNNNNNNNNNNNNNNNNNNNNNNNNNNNNNNNNNNNNNNNNNNNNNNNNNNNNNNNNNNNNNNNNNNNNNNNNNNNNNNNNNNNNNNNNNNNNNNNNNNNNNNNNNNNNNNNNNNNNNNNNNNNNNNNNNNNNNNNNNNNNNNNNNNNNNNNNNNNNNNNNNNNNNNNNNNNNNNNNNNNNNNNNNNNNNN
Coding sequences:
- the LOC106761083 gene encoding peptidyl-prolyl cis-trans isomerase FKBP15-3 isoform X2 is translated as MVDNGAYDLPDGNQSENRKAKKRKKMSKSQGNGEVVNSNITVCVERSGETEMMEEDRSKGEDAKPSNVRTLKNGLVIQEQEKGKKDGKIAASGKKISIYYTGKLKENGAVFESNAGQTPFKFRLGKGEVIEGWDVGLEGMQVGEKRRLVIPPTLTSESDGHSDKIPPNSWLVYDIELVKVH
- the LOC106761083 gene encoding peptidyl-prolyl cis-trans isomerase FKBP53 isoform X1, which produces MGLESHLMVLVLFIFFHPYPLIMYFMSLGLLLTYCLMVDNGAYDLPDGNQSENRKAKKRKKMSKSQGNGEVVNSNITVCVERSGETEMMEEDRSKGEDAKPSNVRTLKNGLVIQEQEKGKKDGKIAASGKKISIYYTGKLKENGAVFESNAGQTPFKFRLGKGEVIEGWDVGLEGMQVGEKRRLVIPPTLTSESDGHSDKIPPNSWLVYDIELVKVH